The sequence TGCAGGCGTCCACACGGACCGTCGTAGCCGGTGATGACGTGCGCCGAGTCGAAAGTGAACTCGGACGTGAGGGTCCAGGGCACCTCAGCGGCCCTGGGACGGCGGGGCCGCCACGTGGTCGGGGGCCGAGTAGCGCACGGTGCAGATGGTGTTCAGGCCGCCGCGCATGCCGTAGTCGCAGCGGATCTCCATGCTCAGTGGATCGAGCAGCTGCACCAGATCGGCCAGAACGCGCCGGGTGGCGTGTTCGTGGTAGATGCCCACGAAGCGGTAGCTGGTCAGGTAGTACTTCAGGCTCTTGAGTTCCACGCACGACTCACGCGGCAGGTAGCGGATCTCCAGCCGGCCGAAATCGGGCAGGCCGCTCCACGGGCACACCGGGCTGAACTCGTCGGTGATGATCTCGATCTGCATCGGCTCGCCCGGATACCGCACCGGATCGTCCTCGCGGAGATGTGGAAAGGTACCGAGCACCGCCACGTCGATGGCGCTCAGGTCCTGCACGTCGTAGCGGCGGTCAAAGCCAGGGTTCTGCGGAGCGGCCATATCCGCTCCCTCGTGTGTTCTCGTCATGATGTCTCCTCAGTCGGGCGCCGGCGGCACCCGGGATGACGGCACAGGTCATCCTGATTGAAGCGGGCGTTTTCCTTCCCCGGTCTCGGAGCAGGATCGGCCTCACCCGCACAGTATCGGGGCCTGAGGGCAGCGGCGCAATGACGTTCGTCTGGGACGGGCGGCTGAGGGTGTGGTGCCTCCAGAGGGTCCTGTGCTCCCCGACCTGCTCTGGGCCGGGGTGCAGCCAGAAGAAACAAGAGCGGGGGCGGCCCCAAACAGGAGCCGCCCGCCGTGAAGGACGCTGACGCTGGGTCCACCGGCTCAGTCGGTGGCCGGGCTCGTGACCTCCACGTTCGAGATGGCGGGTGCTTCCAGCACGGGCTTTTTCAGCAGCCCCAGCAGGCCGGTGCTGACCGCGGTGCCGACCAGAATCGCCACGATGTACATGGGCAGGTTGACCACGGCATTGGGAATGAACAGCACGAACAGGCCGCCGTGCGGGGCGCGCAGCAGGCAGCCGGCCGCCATGCTGATCGCGCCGGCCACCGCCGAGCCGATCATCAGCGCCGGGATCACGCGCAGGGGATCGCGCGCCGCAAAGGGAATGGCCCCTTCAGTGATGAACGACAGTCCCAGCACCCCGGCGGCCTTGCCCGCCTCGCGCTCGTCGCGGGTAAAGCGGTTCTTGAAGAACAGGGTGGCGAAGAACAGCGCCAGCGGCGGCGTCATGCCGGCGGCCATCGCTGCGGCGATCGGTCCGTAGACCTGCGAGCCGAGCAGGCCCACCGAGAAGGTGTAGGCGGCCTTGTTGATCGGCCCCCCCATGTCAAAGGCCATCATGGCGCCCAGAATGGCCCCCAGCACGCTGGCCGAGGTGTTGCCCAGCCCCTGGAGCCACGCGGTGGCCGCATCCAGGGCGGCGGCGACCGGGCGGGCCACCACATAGATCATCAGCAACCCGGTGATGGCCGTGCCGAGCAGCGGCAGCAGCAGCGTGGGCTTGAGGCCCTCGAGCGTGCGCGGCAGCCGGATGCCCTGATTGAGCCAGCGGGTGACGTAGCCGGCCAGGAATCCCGCAACCAGTCCGCCCAGAAAGCCGCTGCCCCCCCCCAGGGCGAGCAGGCCGCCGATCATGCCGGGAGCGAGGCCGGGGCGGTCGGCAATGGAAAAGGCGATGTAGCCGGCGAGCACCGGAATGAACAGACCGAAGGCGCCGGTACCGCCGCCGATCTGGCTCAGCGCCGCCCCGAAGCTGCCGGGAGGCGGATTGATGCCTCCAAAGGCGAAGGCCAGCGCAATCAGCAGCCCCCCCGCCACCACGAAGGGCAGCATGTGCGAGACCCCGGTCATCAGGTGCTTGTAGGCGCTGGGCACGCCCGCGTTCCTGGCCGCCTTGGCCGCGCCCGCCTGCGCCACGAAATCTCCGTCGGCTGCGCCAGTTCCCGTTGCCCCCGCCGCGCCGTAGACCGTCGCCTCGGTCAGGGCACGCTGCACCAGCGCCTGTCCGCCGCTGATGGCGGGCTTGGTGCCGGTCTGGTACACCCGTTTGCCCACGAAGCGTGAGAGGTCGACGTTGGTGTCTGCCGCGATGATCACCACGTCCGCCTGCGCGATGTCCTGCGCGGTGAGCGGATTGCCCGCGCCCACGCTGCCCTGGGTTTCCACCTTGACGCGCAGACCCAGCGCCCGGGCGCCGTTTTCCAGGCCCTCGGCGGCCATGAAGGTGTGGGCAATGCCGGTGGGGCAGGAGGTGACGCCGACCACGCTGGAGGCCGGGGCGGTGGGCACTGGGGTGGCAGCGCCCGCCGTGACCGGAGAGGCGGCGTCTGGGGCCTCCTGACCGGCTGCCTGGGCAATCAGGTCCGCCGCGTTCCGGATGGCCTCGGTGGTGCTGGCACGCACGACGCGTTTGCCCGCGAACCGCGCCTCGTCCACCTCCACGTCCGCGGCGAGAATCACCGCGTCGGCCGCGGCGATCTCGTCGGGCGTCAGGGGATCCTGGGCACCGACCCCGCCCCGCGTTTCCACCCGCAGGGAGTGGGCCGAGGCCTGGGCCGCGCGCCGCAGCGCCTCGGCGGCCATGAAGGTGTGGGCGATGCCGGTGGGACAGGCGGTAACGGCAACCAGATGAGCCATGAAAAAACCTCCGGGAAATGGGATGGGGCCGGGAAAAGCGGTGGGAATGGGAAGGCGGACAGACCGGGGGAGGCAGAGAAACGAAGGGTGGGTGCCGCTCAGCCTCTCTGCTCCACCCCTTCGCGGACGTCCTCCACCGTGACCTGCGCGGCGAAGGCGTCCAGTTCGGTGCGCGGCGGCAGGTGGGCGCCGAGGCGGGTGACCGCGCCCAGACTGAAGGCGGTGGCGCGGCGCGCGGCGTCGGCGAGGCCCAGTCCGTCGGCGTGGGCCGAGAGCAGACCCGCCACCATCGCGTCTCCCGCACCCACGGTGCTCTGGACCTTCACGCGGGGGGGGCGGGCGCGCACGGCTTCCCCGCCGCTCACGAACAGGGCCCCGCGTTCGCCCTGCGAGACGGCGACCATGTGGGCGCCCCGCCGCAGCAGGTCGCGGGCAGCGGCCAGGACCTGCGCCTCGCTGTCCAGGGGGCGCCCCAGCGCCGCCTCCAGCTCCTGCAGGTTGGGTTTGATCACGTCGGGCAGCACGTTCGCCGCCAGGACCGCGCTCAGGGCCGCGCCGCTCGTGTCCAGGGCCACGAAGCGGCCCGCCGCGCGCAGCCGGGCAACCAGCCGGGCGTAGAAACCGGCGTCCACGCCCGGCGGCAGGCTGCCGGCCAGCACGAACGTGGTGTGGTCGGCCATCAGGTCGTCAAGGCGGCCTTCTAACTGTTGCAACGCCGGCGCGGTGGCGGCCAGCCCCGGCAGGTTGATGTCGGTCGTCTGCTGCGCGGCGCCGTCGACCAGCTTGATGCCGACGCGGGTCGCGCCGGGGACCCGCACAAAGGCGTCACGCATGCCCTTGGCCCGGAACAGCGCCTCAAAGGCCTGTGCATTGTCCTCGCCCAGCAATCCGGTCGCCGTGACTGCCATCCCCCAGTCGGCCAGGAAGGCGGCTACGTTCACCCCCTTGCCGCCGGCGTCCAGCTGGAAGGCCTGCCCGCTGTTGACCTCGCCGCGGCGCCAGCCGTCGGCACGCACGGTGAGGTCCAGCGCGGGGTTGACGGTCAGGGTGGCCACTGGGGCCGGGGACGCCGCAGTCATGCGCCCGCCTCCTGTGGCTCCTGCGGACGCACCAGGGCGCGCACCGCCCCGGCGCTGGACTGGGTCAGGGCCTGCCGGGCCAGGGCCTGCAGATCGCTCAGCGTGCGCCCGCGCAGGGCGGCCTTGACGCCGGCGATCTGCGGCGTGCTCACCGAGAGTTCGCGCACCCCCAGTCCCGCGAGCATCAGTGCGCCCACCTCGTCGCCTGCCGCGCCGCCGCAGACGCCCACCCACTTGCCGTGGCGCTCGGCGGCCTGCACCGTGAGGTGAATCAGCTGCAGCACGGCGGGGTGCATCGCGTCGGTCTGGTGGGCCAGCTGCGGGTGCAGGCGGTCCATCGCCAGGGTGTACTGGGTCAGGTCGTTGGTGCCCACACTGAAAAAATCCACCTCGGCGGCCAGCGCGCCGGCGATCAGGGCCGCCGAGGGCACCTCGATCATCACGCCCAGCGGCACCTCGGGGGCACCGAGTTCACGGCGCACGTCCTCGAAGATCGCGCGGGCGCGGCGAAAGTCTTCCAGGGTGGAGACCATGGGGAACATCAGGTGGACGTTGGGGTGATCCCGCGCCACCCGCGCCACCGCCCGCAACTGCGGCAGGAACAGGTCGGGGCGCTCGAAGCACAGCCGGATGCCGCGCAGGCCCAGGAACGAGTTGTCCTCGCGGGCCAGGCCCAGGTACGGCACCTCCTTGTCGCCGCCGATGTCCAGCGTGCGGATGATCAGGGGCCGGCCCTCCAGCGCCCGGGCCATGGCCCGGTACTCGCGTTCCTGTTCGTCCTCGTCCGGTACGCTGTCGCGCTCCAGAAACAGAAACTCGGTGCGCATCAGCCCCACGCCCTCCGCCCCGGCCTCCAGGGCGGGCAGGGCGTCGGCGGCGCGGTTGATGTTGGCGGCGACCTCGATCCGTGTGCCGTCGCGGGTCGCCCCCGGCTCGAAGCGGGCGGCGCGTGCGGCCTCGCGCTCCCGTTCCAATACGCCCTGGCGCTCGCGGGCCGACTGCACGTCCGCCTCCGAGGGGTTCAGGTACAGCCGCCCTGCCACGCCGTCCAGGATCGCGGGGGTGCCGTCGGGTACCTCCAGCACGCCGCTGCCCGCCGCCACCACCGCCGGCAGTCCCAGTCCCCGCGCGATGATCGCGGTGTGGCTGGTTGGGCCGCCCTGTGCGGTCACGAAGCCGAGCAGGGTTCCCGGGCCCAGCCGCGCCGTGTCGCTGGGGGTCAGGTCGGGGGCGAGCAGGATCACCGGTCCGCCCGGATGCACCTCGGGTTCCTGAAGCCCGAGCAGGTGGCGCAGCACCCGCCGCTGCACGTCACCGAGATCGGCGGCGCGGGCGGCCAGGGTGGGGTCATCGAGTTTCTGCAGCTGCGCAATGCGTTCGCCGGTCGCAGACTGGTAGGCCCAGGCCACCCCGTGGCCGTCCAGCACGCGCCCCACTGCGTCCTGCACGGTGCCGTCGTCGGCGAGCAGCTCCTGGTGGGCGCGGAAGATGGCACCCTTGTCGGCGCCGAAGCGGGCGCCCACCTCCTCGATCAGGATGTCCAGCTCGGCGTGGGCGGCGGCCAGCGCGTCGTCCAGGCGGGCGGCGTCCTGTGCCGGATCACCGGGTTCGTCGCGCACCTCCAGCGGCCGCGGCGCGTGCTGCCGGGTCACGCCGACCACCAGCCCGTCGGCGGCCGCCACTCCCTCCACCGTCGCTCCGACCGTCTGCGGTACCCACTCGGGTTCGCGGCGGGGGGCCGGGTGGTCCACGGGAGCGCTGAGGTCGTCTCCCAGTCCCGCACGGATCGCGTCGGTTACCGCGCTCAACGTATCGGGGTTGTCCGCGCTCACGGTCAGCGGGGTGCCGCGCGTCAGACCCAGGGCGAGCACTTCCATCAGCCGGGTGGCGTCGGCGCTCTCGCCCGAGTCGCGCCGGAGCCGCACCCGGCCCCCGCGCGAACGCACCAGGTTCGCCAGCCCGGTCGCGGGCCGCGCATGCATGCCCAGCGGATTGGGCAGCGTGACCTGGGCCGAATAGGGCAGGTCGCGGGCGGCGGGGGCGGCGTCGGCGGGCCGCTCGCCGGTCAGGGCCTCCTGAATGTCGGCCGGGTCAGCCGTGGTGGAGAGTTTTTCCACCAGCTTCTCGTCGGCGAGCACCCGGGTCAGCCGGCGCAGGATGTCCAGATGTTCATCGCTCGCGGCGGCGATGCCCACCACCAGGCGCACCGTCTCGCCGCCCTCGCCCCACGCCACGCCCTGCGGCACCTGCAAGACCGCCAGGCCCGTCTCGTGAATCAGGCCGCGCGTCTCGGGCGTGCCGTGGGGAATGGCAATGCCCAGGCCCAGGTAGGTGTTGGCCTGCTCCTCCCGCGCGTGCATGCCCTGCACGTAGTCCGGGGCGACCTTGCCGGCGGCCGACAGCAGCGCGGCGACCTGCGTGATGGCGTCGGCCTTGCTGCCCGCCTGGGCACCCAGCCGAATCAGTTGCTGCGGAAGATCGATCATTCCTGCCCTCCCTGGGCGACCACGCTGCCGGGCCGCATGCGGTCACTGCTGACCTGTGTGAATTTGAAGATTTATGATCAATTTTGAGCAATTCAGATCATAAGCAATCCGGAGGAAGGATGCAAGTCCGGGAAGGTTCCTGAAGGTGAAAGGGATCAGTCGCGCGATGGCACTGTCTCCCGTAAAGGTGGCATGTGGACGGAGAGTACTTCTGGAACGACAGAATGCTGTTCTATTGGAATGACGGTCCGTGGACGGACATCGTTGAGG is a genomic window of Deinococcus aerophilus containing:
- the queF gene encoding preQ(1) synthase, coding for MTRTHEGADMAAPQNPGFDRRYDVQDLSAIDVAVLGTFPHLREDDPVRYPGEPMQIEIITDEFSPVCPWSGLPDFGRLEIRYLPRESCVELKSLKYYLTSYRFVGIYHEHATRRVLADLVQLLDPLSMEIRCDYGMRGGLNTICTVRYSAPDHVAAPPSQGR
- a CDS encoding PTS fructose-like transporter subunit IIB, which gives rise to MAHLVAVTACPTGIAHTFMAAEALRRAAQASAHSLRVETRGGVGAQDPLTPDEIAAADAVILAADVEVDEARFAGKRVVRASTTEAIRNAADLIAQAAGQEAPDAASPVTAGAATPVPTAPASSVVGVTSCPTGIAHTFMAAEGLENGARALGLRVKVETQGSVGAGNPLTAQDIAQADVVIIAADTNVDLSRFVGKRVYQTGTKPAISGGQALVQRALTEATVYGAAGATGTGAADGDFVAQAGAAKAARNAGVPSAYKHLMTGVSHMLPFVVAGGLLIALAFAFGGINPPPGSFGAALSQIGGGTGAFGLFIPVLAGYIAFSIADRPGLAPGMIGGLLALGGGSGFLGGLVAGFLAGYVTRWLNQGIRLPRTLEGLKPTLLLPLLGTAITGLLMIYVVARPVAAALDAATAWLQGLGNTSASVLGAILGAMMAFDMGGPINKAAYTFSVGLLGSQVYGPIAAAMAAGMTPPLALFFATLFFKNRFTRDEREAGKAAGVLGLSFITEGAIPFAARDPLRVIPALMIGSAVAGAISMAAGCLLRAPHGGLFVLFIPNAVVNLPMYIVAILVGTAVSTGLLGLLKKPVLEAPAISNVEVTSPATD
- the pfkB gene encoding 1-phosphofructokinase, whose protein sequence is MTAASPAPVATLTVNPALDLTVRADGWRRGEVNSGQAFQLDAGGKGVNVAAFLADWGMAVTATGLLGEDNAQAFEALFRAKGMRDAFVRVPGATRVGIKLVDGAAQQTTDINLPGLAATAPALQQLEGRLDDLMADHTTFVLAGSLPPGVDAGFYARLVARLRAAGRFVALDTSGAALSAVLAANVLPDVIKPNLQELEAALGRPLDSEAQVLAAARDLLRRGAHMVAVSQGERGALFVSGGEAVRARPPRVKVQSTVGAGDAMVAGLLSAHADGLGLADAARRATAFSLGAVTRLGAHLPPRTELDAFAAQVTVEDVREGVEQRG
- the ptsP gene encoding phosphoenolpyruvate--protein phosphotransferase; this translates as MIDLPQQLIRLGAQAGSKADAITQVAALLSAAGKVAPDYVQGMHAREEQANTYLGLGIAIPHGTPETRGLIHETGLAVLQVPQGVAWGEGGETVRLVVGIAAASDEHLDILRRLTRVLADEKLVEKLSTTADPADIQEALTGERPADAAPAARDLPYSAQVTLPNPLGMHARPATGLANLVRSRGGRVRLRRDSGESADATRLMEVLALGLTRGTPLTVSADNPDTLSAVTDAIRAGLGDDLSAPVDHPAPRREPEWVPQTVGATVEGVAAADGLVVGVTRQHAPRPLEVRDEPGDPAQDAARLDDALAAAHAELDILIEEVGARFGADKGAIFRAHQELLADDGTVQDAVGRVLDGHGVAWAYQSATGERIAQLQKLDDPTLAARAADLGDVQRRVLRHLLGLQEPEVHPGGPVILLAPDLTPSDTARLGPGTLLGFVTAQGGPTSHTAIIARGLGLPAVVAAGSGVLEVPDGTPAILDGVAGRLYLNPSEADVQSARERQGVLEREREAARAARFEPGATRDGTRIEVAANINRAADALPALEAGAEGVGLMRTEFLFLERDSVPDEDEQEREYRAMARALEGRPLIIRTLDIGGDKEVPYLGLAREDNSFLGLRGIRLCFERPDLFLPQLRAVARVARDHPNVHLMFPMVSTLEDFRRARAIFEDVRRELGAPEVPLGVMIEVPSAALIAGALAAEVDFFSVGTNDLTQYTLAMDRLHPQLAHQTDAMHPAVLQLIHLTVQAAERHGKWVGVCGGAAGDEVGALMLAGLGVRELSVSTPQIAGVKAALRGRTLSDLQALARQALTQSSAGAVRALVRPQEPQEAGA